Proteins found in one Sardina pilchardus chromosome 3, fSarPil1.1, whole genome shotgun sequence genomic segment:
- the rbbp6 gene encoding E3 ubiquitin-protein ligase RBBP6 isoform X2, giving the protein MSCVHYKFSSKLNYDTVTFDGLHITLSDLKRQIMGREKLKAADCDLQITNAQTKEEYTDDAALIPKNSSVIIRRIPIGGVKATSKTFIIDRSETSSGPSKAIDDSPSTISLAQLSKTANLAEANASEEDKIKAMMSQSNHDYDPVHYMKKLVGPPPPNYTCFRCGKNGHYIRNCPTNGDKSFEAPQRIKKSTGIPRSFMMEVDDPSMKGAMLTNTGRYAIPTIDAEAYAIGKKEKPPFLPQEQSSSSEEEDPVPDELLCLLCKDLMTDAVVIPCCGNSYCDECIRTSLLESEEHTCPTCTQSDVSPDALIANKFLRQAVNNFKNETGYTKRIRKANQAQAMAQAPQPRLQRPVQAVRPPTSRQQDPLMANMPPRPAAANTPPHVPAAAASAPAPSSATQQASSTPPPSSTNPLVSSSASPSAGSYSPAVSSPPRPVKQEDIPVPSREPDPMVPVPSVTVSTDQSGPPPLIPKGFQVQVLGQPHQLGHSMQRSGHPGGPPPVRSSGPRQSGRSGWDPPSGRGRMHNDRPPRSQAPPVQPPPQPPQQQPQQPPLQPPPVAPHVFGVAPPALYAPPQLPMPQPPNMVPPQYPMPFNPGQPPAPSYNVPPPGYPPALPNVPAPWVPPGTQPPVATPVQPTPFLSREEFYRQQRRLKEDSQCRFVNTREKSKLEKFTNDFAKELLEYRKIQKERRRSYSRSRSPYRGSSYSGSSYSYSKSRSRSRSRSRSYSRSISRSRSRSRSRSYSRSPYSRRGRPRSRSYRSRSRSHGYHRSRSRSPSFRGRDSGPVSSAPYRSRSRSPPPYRTHSPNKKLGPPPLLDLDRDRKYPGRYRDPIPYDLKACYGREVDMSDPYERERYKQWEREYREWYEKYGKSYHNAPSDQPRGRAPLVSRDPYTPERLPLMRQRENSPYARGRRDDYSPPSQGHSSSGSGGPRGRNSAAAAAAAAAAAAAAAAALTYQERCAKEYGLLPLPTAGPSRRSIGKEPLKGPKDREPLLSSTAVDPKGLKHKKHRKKRKGDDGDMFSHSDSMDDTRKDERKGDGPLMASSRDDATPVRDEPMDGAAVPYKSASDKERKEKTKGKVEKVKRKTENSASKKETSGKATKSSRDKEMDAERDSKTSPSEPPFKRTREDPPHKAETIKPSSSVKEEKAPLSRKVPRPAKHHQDSKTVKDEPKAKKDLVKDSTTKPEKVLTKEVKSKRDIEKAIKTEEKPSVKTAEIKQEKRRRKDDPGSGKELDLSSVKSPRVDVPDMAKGSPKPKAKPETERPSDKEKEKEKVKPAIPPLMDIKPGPLRKIKINREIGKRISTDTAPSPEAVDVPPKSRPDKTRGKMRRRVQAADGSVLVDYTSTSSTGGSPIKRMEDKADLRKTVVKTLEEYTNDRTSAAEDEIVLIQVPRSKWEKEDFESEDDESKEMALNRNGSRAGSDAPQKPLPTTSAVKVNDQATPPAEKAPAASKESQIEAKPSKDSTPTDREREEKKEPERDRERDKEKEREREREKEKDKEKDKEREKEREDRERGRERERERPASDRESSEKRKPLGSNGDRDRERERTQERSSDHGSEKGSSSSTQSSFRDRQSDRPDPASRKPVGRDHTAASSTDRRADHRSGGRDHPDTKPKDGKPREPARRRDSPPPVSRGRDREAHTDAAKRSSASDAHSTEPTDRRQHQSAPESKRAAPEEHRTERPVSREGQSTRHVDSRPNREREHSGHRTPDNRMSSPEVRVDSARGPPAPAPAIATSRVERDHPKVKPPSARSARLSSDLGRETDEAAFVPDYSESESEASDTESRAEARGREREGDSSASPSQSQSPAGSHARSSSASSTGSQPDSKKKKDKKEKKEKKKHKKHKKHKKHKKHVGNESDAEQKAQKHKHKKKKSKKSKDKDKDEKERADDQKEDKVSV; this is encoded by the exons ATGTCGTGTGTTCATTACAAGTTTTCATCAAAGCTAAACTATGACACGGTCACATTTGATGGCCTTCATATCACGTTGAGTGATCTGAAAAGACAGATCATGGGCCGGGAGAAACTCAAGGCTGCTGACTGCGACCTACAGATCACCAACGCCCAGACGAAAGAGG AATACACTGATGATGCAGCACTTATACCAAAAAATTCTTCAGTCATCATTAGACGTATCCCAATTGGTGGTGTCAAGGCAACAAGTAAAACCTTTATTAT TGATCGATCAGAAACTTCAAGTGGACCATCAAAAGCA ATTGATGATTCTCCTTCAACAATTTCATTGGCCCAGCTCTCAAAG ACCGCCAATCTTGCGGAGGCGAATGCATCTGAGGAAGATAAAATTAAAGCCATGATGTCACAGTCCAATCATGACTATGATCCCGTGCA TTACATGAAGAAGCTTGTAGGACCTCCTCCTCCAAACTACACTTGCTTTCGATGTGGGAAGAATGGACACTACATCCGCAATTGTCCAACAAACGGG GACAAAAGTTTCGAGGCTCCACAACGTATCAAAAAAAGCACAGGAATCCCTCGAAGCTTCATGATGGAGGTGGATGACCCAAGCATGAAGGGAGCGATGCTTACAAACACAGGCCGCTACGCCATCCCCACCATAGACGC GGAGGCCTATGCTATCGGGAAGAAGGAGAAGCCGCCATTCCTCCCTCAGGAGCAGTCGTCATCCTCGGAGGAAGAGGACCCTGTTCCGGACGAACTGCTCTGCCTCCTCTGCAAAGACCTCATGACTGACGCAGTGGTAATCCCCTGCTGTGGGAACAGCTACTGTGACGAAT gtATCCGTACTTCTTTGCTGGAGTCGGAGGAGCACACCTGTCCCACCTGTACCCAATCAGACGTCTCCCCAGATGCCTTAATCGCCAACAAGTTCTTACGCCAA GCGGTGAACAACTTCAAAAATGAGACCGGGTATACCAAGCGGATCAGGAAGGCCAATCAGGCCCAGGCGATGGCGCAAGCACCCCAGCCCCGTCTTCAGCGCCCCGTCCAGGCTGTCCGGCCCCCCACCTCTCGCCAGCAGGACCCTCTGATGGCCAACATGCCGCCCCGGCCTGCGGCTGCCAACACCCCTCCTCACGTTCCAGCAGCAGCCGCCTCTGCGCCGGCACCGTCATCTGCCACCCAGCAGGCTTCCAGCACCCCCCCTCCATCCAGCACCAACCCCTTGGTGAGCAGCAGTGCCTCCCCCAGTGCAGGCAGCTACAGTCCTGCAGTGTCCTCTCCCCCGCGCCCTGTCAAGCAGGAGGACATCCCAGTCCCTAG CAGGGAGCCTGACCCAATGGTACCAGTACCATCTGTGACTGTCTCCACTGATCAGTCTGGTCCACCTCCTCTCATTCCAAAG GGATTCCAGGTTCAAGTACTTGGACAGCCACACCAGCTTGGGCACTCTATGCAGAGATCAG GCCACCCAGGAGGACCACCACCTGTGAGATCCAGTGGCCCCAGGCAAAGTGGTCGATCCGGATGGGATCC CCCCTCTGGTAGAGGAAGGATGCACAATGACCGGCCTCCACGCTCGCAAGCACCCCCTGTGCAGCCGCCACCACAGCCACCCcaacagcagccgcagcagccccCACTGCAGCCTCCTCCTGTGGCTCCCCACGTGTTTGGGGTCGCTCCTCCCGCCCTCTATGCCCCACCTCAGCTTCCCATGCCTCAGCCACCGAACATGGTGCCCCCACAGTACCCGATGCCGTTCAACCCCGGCCAGCCGCCTGCACCCAGCTACAATGTCCCCCCTCCTGGTTATCCCCCAGCCTTGCCCAATGTGCCTGCTCCTTGGGTGCCACCCGGAACCCAGCCTCCTGTAGCTACCCCTGTGCAACCAACACCGTTCCTGTCCAGGGAGGAGTTCTACCGGCAGCAGCGGAGGCTTAAAGAGGA TTCGCAATGTCGATTCGTTAACACCAGGGAGAAGTCTAAATTGGAGAAGTTTACCAATGACTTTGCCAAGGAGCTCCTGGAATATAGAAAGATTcaaaaggagaggagacgatCCTATTCTAG GTCCAGGTCTCCATACAGAGGCTCATCCTACAGCGGGTCATCTTACAGCTACTCCAAGTCTCGCTCTAGGTCCCGTTCGAGGTCTCGATCATACTCCCGATCGATCAGCCGCTCTCGCTCCCGGTCACGCTCTCGCTCCTATTCTCGCTCGCCTTACTCCCGCCGTGGAAGGCCCCGCAGCCGTAGCTACCGCTCCAGGTCCCGATCGCATGGCTACCATCGCTCCCGCTCCCGTTCCCCCTCGTTCCGTGGTCGAGACAGTGGGCCAGTGAGTAGTGCGCCCTACCGGTCACGCTCAAGGTCACCACCACCATACAGGACCCACAGCCCCAACAAGAAGCTCGGCCCTCCACCACTCCTTGACCTTGACCGTGACCGCAAGTACCCAGGGCGGTATAGAGACCCAATCCCATACGACCTCAAAGCCTGCTATGGACGGGAAGTGGATATGAGCGACCCCTATGAGAGGGAAAGGTACAAGCAGTGGGAGAGGGAGTATCGCGAGTGGTATGAGAAGTACGGAAAGTCCTACCACAACGCTCCATCTGATCAGCCCAGAGGCCGGGCACCCTTAGTGTCGAGGGACCCGTACACCCCTGAGCGTTTGCCCTTGATGCGCCAAAGAGAGAATTCTCCCTATGCACGGGGGCGCAGAGATGACTACTCTCCACCTTCCCAGGGTCACTCAAGCAGTGGAAGCGGAGGACCTAGAGGTCGCAActcagccgccgccgccgcagcggcagcggcagcagcagcagccgccgcagCAGCACTCACATACCAGGAGCGGTGTGCTAAGGAATATGGCCTCCTGCCGTTACCCACTGCTGGGCCCAGCAGAAGGAGCATTGGCAAGGAGCCCCTGAAGGGGCCCAAAGACAGAGAGCCGCTCCTCAGCAGTACAGCTGTCGACCCCAAAGGCCTGAAGCACAAGAAGCACAGAAAGAAGAGGAAGGGTGACGACGGCGATATGTTCAGCCACTCTGACTCCATGGACGACACGAGAAAAGATGAGCGCAAAGGGGATGGTCCTCTGATGGCCTCCAGTCGTGATGATGCCACGCCGGTCAGAGACGAGCCCATGGACGGCGCTGCAGTTCCTTACAAAAGCGCTTCAGacaaggagaggaaagaaaaaacaaagggCAAAGTAGAGAAGGTGAAGCGGAAAACTGAGAACAGTGCCTCAAAGAAAGAAACATCTGGGAAGGCTACCAAGTCCTCCCGGGATAAAGAGATGGACGCGGAGCGTGATTCTAAGACTTCTCCGTCCGAGCCTCCTTTCAAACGAACCAGAGAAGACCCTCCTCACAAAGCAGAGACCATCAAGCCATCGTCTTCGGTGAAAGAAGAGAAGGCTCCATTGTCTCGCAAAGTACCAAGACCAGCAAAACACCATCAAGACTCTAAAACGGTCAAAGATGAACCAAAGGCCAAGAAGGACCTGGTAAAAGACTCGACAACCAAACCAGAGAAAGTTCTGACCAAAGAGGTTAAGTCAAAGAGGGACATTGAGAAAGCCATCAAGACTGAGGAGAAGCCATCTGTCAAGACAGCCGAAATCAAgcaggagaaaaggagaaggaaagaTGATCCAGGTTCAGGCAAAGAGCTTGATTTGAGCTCCGTGAAGTCTCCACGAGTAGATGTTCCTGATATGGCCAAGGGCTCACCAAAGCCCAAAGCTAAACCAGAGACTGAGAGGCCATCggacaaggagaaggagaaggagaaggtaAAGCCTGCAATCCCACCTCTGATGGACATCAAACCAGGGCCTCTGAGGAAGATCAAGATCAACCGTGAGATTGGGAAAAGGATCAGCACGGACACGGCACCTTCACCTGAAGCCGTTGACGTCCCCCCAAAGAGCCGACCCGACAAGACGAGGGGAAAGATGCGCCGGAGAGTGCAGGCTGCTGACGGTTCGGTCCTGGTGGACTACACGAG CACTAGCTCAACTGGAGGTAGTCCCATCAAACGGATGGAAGACAAGGCCGATTTGAGAAAGACCGTAGTAAAGACCCTTGAAGAATACACCAATGACCGCACTTCAGCTGCTGAGGATGAGATTGTCTTGATCCAAGTGCCACGCTCCAAGTGGGAAAAGGAGGACTTTGAGTCAGAAGATGATGAGTCAAAGGAAATGGCACTGAATCGCAATGGCAGTCGTGCTGGATCGGATGCCCCTCAAAAGCCACTCCCTACTACTTCTGCTGTGAAGGTGAATGATCAGGCAACACCCCCAGCAGAGAAGGCTCCTGCTGCTTCCAAGGAAAGCCAGATTGAAGCCAAGCCAAGTAAAGACTCCACACCTACTGAccgggagagggaggagaagaaggagccggagagagacagggagagggataaAGAAAAGGAACGGGAGCGGGaacgagagaaggagaaggacaaggagaaggacaaggagcgggaaaaagagcgagaggaccgagagcgagggagggagagggagcgagagcgcCCTGCTTCTGACCGCGAGTCTTCCGAGAAGAGGAAACCCCTCGGGTCCAATGGTGACCGGGACCGGGAACGAGAACGCACCCAGGAACGAAGCAGTGACCATGGCAGCGAAAAGGGCTCCTCATCCTCGACCCAGTCTTCCTTCCGAGACCGACAGTCAGACAGACCTGATCCAGCCTCCCGCAAGCCTGTCGGCAGGGATCACACCGCTGCCTCCTCCACTGACCGCAGGGCCGACCACCGCTCGGGTGGCCGGGATCACCCCGATACCAAACCCAAAGACGGCAAGCCTAGAGAGCCCGCTAGGAGGAGGGATTCCCCACCTCCCGTTTCAAGAGGAAGGGACCGGGAGGCTCACACTGACGCGGCCAAGCGCTCCTCCGCCAGCGATGCCCACAGTACTGAGCCAACCGACAGGCGGCAGCACCAGAGCGCGCCCGAGTCAAAACGTGCTGCTCCCGAGGAGCACAGGACTGAGCGGCCGGTGAGCAGAGAGGGCCAGAGCACAAGGCATGTGGACAGTCGCCCCAACCGGGAACGGGAGCACAGCGGCCACCGCACCCCTGACAACAGGATGTCTTCACCTGAAGTTCGGGTCGACAGTGCAAGAGGGCCCcccgcccctgcccctgccaTTGCTACATCACGGGTGGAGAGAGATCACCCCAAAGTCAAGCCCCCATCAGCCCGTTCCGCACGACTCTCGTCCGACCTGGGCCGGGAGACGGACGAGGCTGCTTTCGTGCCGGACtacagcgagagcgagagcgaggccTCGGACACTGAGAGCAGGGCGGAGGCTAGAGGACGAGAGCGCGAGGGCGACAGCAGCGCCTCGCCCAGCCAGAGCCAGAGTCCCGCCGGCAGCCACGCTCGCAGCAGCAGCGCCAGCTCCACCGGGAGCCAGCCAGAcagcaaaaagaaaaaggacaagaaggagaaaaaggagaagaagaagcatAAGAAACACAAGAAACACAAAAAGCATAAGAAGCACGTGGGCAACGAGTCCGACGCGGAGCAGAAGGCACAGAAACACAAGCATAAGAAAAAGAAATCGAAAAAGagcaaggacaaagacaaggacgagaaggagagagcagatGACCAAAAGGAGGATAAAGTGTCTGTATGA